In Nostoc sp. UHCC 0926, a single genomic region encodes these proteins:
- the isiD gene encoding protein IsiD has product MTTLSISKKEIAAMTAAEVEELATRLELDNYSNAFEGLNDWHLLRAIAFQRPELVEPYIYLLDLEPYDEA; this is encoded by the coding sequence ATGACAACTCTAAGCATTTCCAAGAAAGAAATTGCTGCCATGACTGCGGCAGAAGTAGAAGAACTGGCTACACGTCTGGAGCTAGATAATTATAGTAATGCTTTTGAGGGTTTAAATGATTGGCATTTATTGCGAGCGATCGCATTTCAGCGTCCAGAGTTAGTTGAACCCTATATCTACCTCTTAGACTTGGAACCCTACGATGAAGCGTAG
- a CDS encoding alpha/beta hydrolase — protein sequence MTVKRETSQPPAGLIVTLHGWGANAEDVASLLPLINLPDYQFVLPDAPFPYPYSPVGRAWYDLRVENMYQGLAESRQLLTDFLQSLESSTGVPLSRTILSGFSQGGAMTLDVGSKLPLAGLVVMSGYLHPDALTAAKSGIPPTLITHGKYDEVVPLQAALKARETLKSLGVAVEYHEFDMGHEINPQTLEVLRNFVVNTIG from the coding sequence ATCACCGTTAAGAGAGAAACTTCTCAACCCCCCGCAGGCTTAATTGTCACTTTGCATGGTTGGGGAGCTAATGCTGAGGATGTAGCATCATTGTTACCCTTGATCAACTTACCTGATTACCAGTTTGTATTACCTGATGCACCTTTTCCTTATCCCTATTCCCCTGTAGGGAGGGCATGGTATGACCTGCGGGTGGAAAATATGTATCAAGGGTTGGCAGAAAGTCGGCAACTACTAACAGATTTCTTGCAATCTTTAGAAAGCAGTACTGGTGTACCTTTATCACGCACGATTTTAAGTGGATTTTCTCAAGGCGGAGCAATGACTTTAGATGTCGGCTCAAAATTGCCCCTAGCAGGTTTAGTTGTCATGAGCGGGTATTTACATCCTGACGCACTAACGGCAGCTAAAAGCGGGATTCCGCCGACTTTAATCACCCACGGAAAATATGATGAAGTTGTACCACTGCAAGCAGCTTTGAAGGCACGAGAAACTCTAAAGTCTCTAGGAGTGGCAGTAGAATACCACGAATTTGACATGGGGCATGAAATAAATCCACAAACGTTAGAGGTGCTACGGAATTTTGTTGTAAATACAATTGGCTAG
- the coaBC gene encoding bifunctional phosphopantothenoylcysteine decarboxylase/phosphopantothenate--cysteine ligase CoaBC: protein MTNPKLNRVLIGVCGGIAAYKICELVSTLFKTGVEIRVILTRSAQEFITPLTIATLSRHPAYTDDDFWQPTHSRPLHIELGEWADVMVIAPLTANTLAKLAYGIADNLLTNTVLASTCPVLLAPAMNTDMWEQLSVQRNWQQLLIDSRYHGMSTASGLLACDRIGAGRLAEPPEILAHIQSLLHTQGKRDLVGKRVLISAGGTREFLDPVRFIGNPSTGKMGLALSQAALHRGANVTLVHGPANWDVPLGVQAIPVISAEQMQHVMVECLPNADVIVMSAAVADVKPRDYSTEKLPKRSLPKALPLEPVPDIIAQLAKLKQPHQILIGFAAQTGEIVNPALEKLQSKKLDAIVANPIDQPDSGFGSDNNQAIFLDSQGNQLAIAPCSKLEMAHHLFDFIISEF from the coding sequence ATGACTAATCCAAAATTGAACAGGGTTCTAATTGGAGTATGCGGCGGTATCGCCGCATACAAAATTTGTGAACTAGTTTCGACGCTGTTTAAAACTGGGGTGGAAATCCGAGTCATCCTTACCCGTTCGGCGCAAGAATTTATCACGCCTCTGACAATAGCCACCCTATCTCGTCATCCCGCCTACACAGATGATGATTTCTGGCAACCAACTCACTCTCGTCCGTTGCATATTGAGTTGGGTGAATGGGCAGATGTCATGGTAATTGCTCCCTTGACGGCTAATACATTGGCAAAGTTAGCCTACGGTATCGCTGATAATTTACTCACAAATACCGTGCTGGCTTCTACTTGTCCGGTGCTGTTAGCACCCGCAATGAATACAGATATGTGGGAACAGCTATCAGTGCAGCGGAATTGGCAACAGCTATTAATAGATAGTCGATATCATGGAATGAGTACAGCATCGGGTTTATTAGCGTGCGATCGCATCGGTGCTGGTAGATTAGCAGAACCTCCAGAAATTTTGGCTCATATCCAATCGTTGTTACACACTCAAGGCAAACGAGATTTAGTCGGTAAACGAGTGTTAATTAGTGCTGGGGGAACGCGAGAGTTTCTTGACCCAGTGAGGTTTATTGGTAATCCTTCCACAGGTAAAATGGGATTGGCGCTATCTCAAGCGGCACTTCACCGAGGGGCAAATGTCACCCTGGTGCATGGCCCAGCTAATTGGGATGTACCATTGGGAGTGCAAGCAATTCCCGTCATTAGTGCCGAGCAAATGCAGCACGTCATGGTAGAATGTTTACCCAATGCTGATGTAATTGTGATGTCAGCAGCCGTGGCAGATGTGAAGCCACGAGATTATAGTACAGAGAAATTGCCCAAGCGATCGCTCCCCAAAGCCTTACCCTTGGAACCTGTACCGGATATAATCGCCCAATTAGCAAAACTTAAACAGCCGCATCAGATATTAATTGGTTTCGCTGCACAAACTGGAGAAATTGTCAACCCCGCATTAGAAAAGTTACAGAGTAAAAAGTTAGATGCTATTGTGGCCAATCCCATCGATCAACCTGATAGTGGTTTTGGGAGCGATAATAATCAAGCGATATTTTTAGATAGTCAAGGAAATCAGCTAGCGATCGCACCTTGTTCTAAATTGGAAATGGCGCATCATTTATTTGATTTTATCATCTCCGAATTTTAG